GAGCCCGCCGCGATCGGGGTGGACGACCTGGCGATCACCGCAACCCGCCACCGGCTGCACCTGGTCAGCCTGTCGCGCCGCCGGGTGGTCGAGCCGCTGGTGCTGCACGCGCTCGCGCCGAAGCAGCAGCCGCCGCTGGCGCGCCTGCTGGGCGAGCTGCCCGGGGCGCTGGGCACGGGGTGGCTGGGGTTCGACTGGGGTCCGGTGGCCGGGTCGTTGCCGTTCCTGCCGCGGCTGCGCCACGGGCGGGTCATCCTGGCTCCGGCGCAGTGGCGACTCACCCGGCACGAGCTGCCCGCCGACACGGCTGGTCGGGACCGGGCGCTCGCCCGGTGGCAGGCGGCATGGGGGTGTCCGGACCGGGTGCAGCTGCGGGACTTCGATCAGCAGTTGCCGCTGGACCTGGCCGTGCCCGCGCACCGGGAGGTGCTCGCCCACCACCTGCACGGATCTGAGGAGGCCGTGCTGATCGAGTCCCCCGAGCCCGGCGCCGACGGGTGGCTGGAGGGCCGTCCGCATCTGGTGGTGCTGCCCCTGGCCTCCCGCCGCAGGCCGGAGCCCGCGCCACGGGTCGAGTCGTTGCCCGTGCTGACCCACCAGCACGGCCACCCACCCGGCTCGGCCCACTCGGGGTGGCTGTACGCCAAGCTCTATCTGCCCGCGCACCGTGTGGATCGGCTGCTGGTGCACCAGCTGCCGGACCTGCTGGTCGAGCTGGGTGAGCGGGACTGGTGGTTCGTGCGCTATCCCCGTACCCGCGACGGCGACGAACCGGATCACCTGCGGCTGCGCATCCGCACCACCGGCGACGCCGACAAGGTGCTCGCCGCCCTCACCACCTGGGCCGACCGGCTCCGCGAGGACGGGCTGCTGAGCCGGGGGGCGTTGGACACCTACTACCCCGAGACCGGCCGCTACCGCGCCATCCACGATGCCGAGCGGCTGTTCGCCGCCGACTCCCGGCTGGTGCTCGCCTGCCTCACCCACCGCCCAGGTGGGGTGTCCCCGGTCGCGGCCACCGGTCTGTCCCTGTTCGAGCTGGCCGCCGCGTTCCTCGGCGACCGGCAGCACGCCGCCGACTGGCTACACCACCGGGCACCCCGCGCTGTGCCCGGCCGGGCCGCGGTCGACCAGGTCATCCGGCTCGCCCGCGGCTGGCCGGACACCGCCGAGCCAGCCGAGGTGGCAGCCGCACACCGGGATCACGGCGAGGCGGTGCGCCGCTACCGGCACGCCCTGCCCGCCGACACCGATCTCGACGCCTGTCTCCATGCGCTGCTGCACATGCACCACAACCGCGCCCTCGGCGTCGATCCAGAACTCGAGGCGGTGTGCCTGCGGCTGGCCCGGCAGGCCGCCACCACCTGGCACACCACCCACCCGGGGCGGTCGTCGTGACCGCACAGTCGCTGGCCGACGGGCCCGCCGGGCAGGCGCTGCTGGCGCTGGAACGCGACCAGGACGCCCGGGACTGGCTGGCCGCGATGGTGGCCGAGCCCGTGCGCGCCCACCCCGACGAGGTCAGCCTGTTCGAGGGAGCCCCCGCGGTCGCCTTCACCCTCGCCGCCACCCGCATGGCCGACACCCAGGACGTGCTGGACGGGCACGTCCGGTGGATCACCCGGGCGCGGTTGAAGGCCGCGCACCACCGCCTCGCCGCCGGGGCGCTAGCCGACACGCGCGAGTTCGACCTCATCTCCGGCCTCACCGGGCTCGGCGCCTACCTCCTGCGCCGCGGCGGAAACCACGAGCTGCTGCGGGACGTGCTGCGCTACCTGGTGCGGCTGACCCACCCCCACCGCGGCGGACTGCCCGGCTGGTGGGCACGCAGCGGCCCCACCGGTCCCGGCCCCGGGTGGCACGGCGGGCACGGCAACCCCGGCATGGCGCACGGCATCGCCGGGCCACTCGCGCTGCTGGCGCTCGCCATGCTGCGCGGGATCGTCGTATCCGGGCAGGCCGCCGCCATCGACCGCGTCGGCACCTGGCTGGACCGCTGGCGTTGCGGCACCCCACCCAGGGTGTGGTGGCCCGAGGCGATCACCCGCGCCGAGCACGACCGCGGCGAGGCCTTCCGACCCGGTCCGGGCCGGCCGAGCTGGTGCTACGGCACCCCCGGCATCACCCGCGCCCTGCACCTGGCCGGCCGCGCCCTCGACGACCCCGCACGGCAACACCTAGCTGAGGAGATCCTGGCGCTGTGCGTCACCGACGAAGCACAGCTGGCCCAGCTTGCGGACGTGTCGCTGTGCCACGGGTGGGCCGGCCTGCTGCACACTGCCTGGCGCGCCAGCCACCACAGCGACCGCATCGCCACCGCTCTGCCCCGTCTGCTCCACGGACTCACCGACCGCCTGGCCCGCCGGCCACCGGCCGGG
The sequence above is drawn from the Amycolatopsis aidingensis genome and encodes:
- a CDS encoding lanthionine synthetase C family protein → MTAQSLADGPAGQALLALERDQDARDWLAAMVAEPVRAHPDEVSLFEGAPAVAFTLAATRMADTQDVLDGHVRWITRARLKAAHHRLAAGALADTREFDLISGLTGLGAYLLRRGGNHELLRDVLRYLVRLTHPHRGGLPGWWARSGPTGPGPGWHGGHGNPGMAHGIAGPLALLALAMLRGIVVSGQAAAIDRVGTWLDRWRCGTPPRVWWPEAITRAEHDRGEAFRPGPGRPSWCYGTPGITRALHLAGRALDDPARQHLAEEILALCVTDEAQLAQLADVSLCHGWAGLLHTAWRASHHSDRIATALPRLLHGLTDRLARRPPAGQGLLTGTAGALLAQHAARTNTPPVTRWDACLLLNDEGTR